One window of Carassius auratus strain Wakin unplaced genomic scaffold, ASM336829v1 scaf_tig00031568, whole genome shotgun sequence genomic DNA carries:
- the LOC113080547 gene encoding unconventional myosin-IXb-like isoform X3, which produces MYSFSKPQIGYEALMKSYHNKVINLAGEKQKGEVPLVVNLFQSVLDGFIRAEIKKEEAEPAKPPKGRKMRRKKDKGLENPLDHVFTNYQVNIMQSCDQCTSYIWGMEKAYMCSYCKMVCHKKCICKIAIDCSTFCSKKCDDEPGSQHFGVRVGHLVNNKTPVPIVLEIMMEHVEMNGLYTEGIYRKSGSANRMKELHQLLETGPENVCLEDHPIHAVTGLVKQWLRELPEPLMTFTHYNDFLRAIELPEKQEQLQAIYRVLEQLPAANFNTLERLVFHLVRVAKEEKSNRMTPNSLAIVFAPCILRCPDSADPLMSMKDVAKTTTCVEMILNEQIRKYNEKMEEIEQLEYAEALAVNQLKLKRRNTSWNLPLRFITPYKEVAIRETPGSDLCAVPEDEPLDSDTEAERSLMERIKSIKQEKEDLACRLPELEQPGSDQENLDSEASVSSESLLDERAVCSDTEGFSSSVAALSYPKRSSCPQESCATRLYSPSLPAKPGPSPSSSGASNRAAAKTASSPSTSPLE; this is translated from the exons ATGTACTCATTCTCT AAACCACAAATTGGGTACGAGGCTTTGATGAAGAGCTACCACAATAAAGTGATCAATCTAGCTGGAGAAAAGCAGAAAGGTGAGGTGCCACTGGTGGTCAATCTCTTCCAGTCAGTTCTGGACGGCTTCATCAGAGCGGAGATTAAAAAAGAAGAGGCCGAACCAGCCAAG CCCCCCAAAGGTCGTAAGATGAGAAGGAAGAAGGACAAGGGC TTGGAGAATCCATTGGACCATGTGTTTACGAACTACCAAGTCAACATTATGCAGTCTTGTGATCAGTGCACGTCCTACATCTGGGGCATGGAGAAGGCCTACATGTGCAGTT ATTGCAAAATGGTTTGCCATAAGAAGTGCATTTGTAAAATCGCCATAGACTGCTCTACTTTCTGCTCTAAGAAG TGTGATGATGAGCCAGGATCACAACACTTTGGTGTTCGTGTGGGCCACCTGGTCAACAACAAGACCCCTGTGCCAATCGTTCTGGAGATAATGATGGAACACGTGGAAATGAATGGCCTGTACACAGAGGGCATTTACAGGAAGTCCGGCTCAGCCAATCGCATGAAGGAGCTACACCAGCTGTTGGAAACAG GCCCAGAGAACGTTTGTCTTGAGGATCACCCAATCCATGCCGTAACTGGCCTGGTCAAACAGTGGTTAAGGGAGTTGCCTGAACCGCTCATGACCTTCACGCACTACAACGACTTCCTCCGTGCAATAG AACTGCCTGAAAAGCAAGAACAATTGCAAGCCATTTACAGAGTTTTGGAACAGCTTCCGGCTGCCAACTTCAACACCTTGGAGAGACTCGTTTTCCATCTTGTCAG GGTTGCAAAGGAGGAGAAGAGTAATCGGATGACGCCAAACTCTCTAGCCATTGTTTTTGCCCCCTGCATCCTCCGTTGTCCGGACAGCGCTGACCCACTCATGAGCATGAAAGACGTCGCCAAAACCACCAC TTGTGTGGAGATGATACTAAATGAACAAATCCGGAAATACAATGAGAAAATGGAGGAGATCGAGCAGCTGGAATACGCTGAGGCACTGGCAGTCAATCAGCTCAAGCTTAAAAGACGAAACACG AGCTGGAATTTACCTCTCAGGTTTATCACTCCTTACAAAGAAGTGGCG ATCCGGGAGACGCCAGGTTCCGACCTTTGTGCTGTACCTGAGGATGAGCCCCTGGATTCAGATACAGAAGCTGAGCGAAGCCTGATGGAGCGGATCAAGTCCATCAAGCAAGAAAA AGAGGACCTTGCCTGCAGGCTACCTGAACTAGAACAGCCCGGTTCTGACCAGGAGAACCTGGACTCGGAGGCATCTGTCAGCTCTGAGAGCCTGTTGGATGAGCGAGCAGTCTGTTCGGACACGGAAG GCTTCAGCTCCAGCGTCGCTGCCCTGTCATACCCCAAACGGTCAAGCTGCCCCCAGGAGTCTTGTGCCACCCGGCTGTACAGTCCCTCCCTCCCCGCAAAGCCCGGTCCCTCACCCTCGTCCAGCGGCGCGAGCAACCGGGCCGCCGCAAAGACAGCATCCAGTCCCTCTACATCGCCGCTGGAGTAG
- the LOC113080547 gene encoding unconventional myosin-IXb-like isoform X4, with the protein MYSFSKPQIGYEALMKSYHNKVINLAGEKQKGEVPLVVNLFQSVLDGFIRAEIKKEEAEPAKPPKGRKMRRKKDKGLENPLDHVFTNYQVNIMQSCDQCTSYIWGMEKAYMCSYCKMVCHKKCICKIAIDCSTFCSKKCDDEPGSQHFGVRVGHLVNNKTPVPIVLEIMMEHVEMNGLYTEGIYRKSGSANRMKELHQLLETGPENVCLEDHPIHAVTGLVKQWLRELPEPLMTFTHYNDFLRAIELPEKQEQLQAIYRVLEQLPAANFNTLERLVFHLVRVAKEEKSNRMTPNSLAIVFAPCILRCPDSADPLMSMKDVAKTTTCVEMILNEQIRKYNEKMEEIEQLEYAEALAVNQLKLKRRNTSWNLPLRFITPYKEVAIRETPGSDLCAVPEDEPLDSDTEAERSLMERIKSIKQEKEDLACRLPELEQPGSDQENLDSEASVSSESLLDERAVCSDTEGLDGMLLAHLKRVAVPSAL; encoded by the exons ATGTACTCATTCTCT AAACCACAAATTGGGTACGAGGCTTTGATGAAGAGCTACCACAATAAAGTGATCAATCTAGCTGGAGAAAAGCAGAAAGGTGAGGTGCCACTGGTGGTCAATCTCTTCCAGTCAGTTCTGGACGGCTTCATCAGAGCGGAGATTAAAAAAGAAGAGGCCGAACCAGCCAAG CCCCCCAAAGGTCGTAAGATGAGAAGGAAGAAGGACAAGGGC TTGGAGAATCCATTGGACCATGTGTTTACGAACTACCAAGTCAACATTATGCAGTCTTGTGATCAGTGCACGTCCTACATCTGGGGCATGGAGAAGGCCTACATGTGCAGTT ATTGCAAAATGGTTTGCCATAAGAAGTGCATTTGTAAAATCGCCATAGACTGCTCTACTTTCTGCTCTAAGAAG TGTGATGATGAGCCAGGATCACAACACTTTGGTGTTCGTGTGGGCCACCTGGTCAACAACAAGACCCCTGTGCCAATCGTTCTGGAGATAATGATGGAACACGTGGAAATGAATGGCCTGTACACAGAGGGCATTTACAGGAAGTCCGGCTCAGCCAATCGCATGAAGGAGCTACACCAGCTGTTGGAAACAG GCCCAGAGAACGTTTGTCTTGAGGATCACCCAATCCATGCCGTAACTGGCCTGGTCAAACAGTGGTTAAGGGAGTTGCCTGAACCGCTCATGACCTTCACGCACTACAACGACTTCCTCCGTGCAATAG AACTGCCTGAAAAGCAAGAACAATTGCAAGCCATTTACAGAGTTTTGGAACAGCTTCCGGCTGCCAACTTCAACACCTTGGAGAGACTCGTTTTCCATCTTGTCAG GGTTGCAAAGGAGGAGAAGAGTAATCGGATGACGCCAAACTCTCTAGCCATTGTTTTTGCCCCCTGCATCCTCCGTTGTCCGGACAGCGCTGACCCACTCATGAGCATGAAAGACGTCGCCAAAACCACCAC TTGTGTGGAGATGATACTAAATGAACAAATCCGGAAATACAATGAGAAAATGGAGGAGATCGAGCAGCTGGAATACGCTGAGGCACTGGCAGTCAATCAGCTCAAGCTTAAAAGACGAAACACG AGCTGGAATTTACCTCTCAGGTTTATCACTCCTTACAAAGAAGTGGCG ATCCGGGAGACGCCAGGTTCCGACCTTTGTGCTGTACCTGAGGATGAGCCCCTGGATTCAGATACAGAAGCTGAGCGAAGCCTGATGGAGCGGATCAAGTCCATCAAGCAAGAAAA AGAGGACCTTGCCTGCAGGCTACCTGAACTAGAACAGCCCGGTTCTGACCAGGAGAACCTGGACTCGGAGGCATCTGTCAGCTCTGAGAGCCTGTTGGATGAGCGAGCAGTCTGTTCGGACACGGAAG GTCTGGACGGGATGCTCCTGGCACATTTAAAGAGGGTGGCGGTGCCATCCGCTCTGTAG
- the LOC113080547 gene encoding unconventional myosin-IXb-like isoform X5, with protein MYSFSKPQIGYEALMKSYHNKVINLAGEKQKGEVPLVVNLFQSVLDGFIRAEIKKEEAEPAKPPKGRKMRRKKDKGLENPLDHVFTNYQVNIMQSCDQCTSYIWGMEKAYMCSYCKMVCHKKCICKIAIDCSTFCSKKCDDEPGSQHFGVRVGHLVNNKTPVPIVLEIMMEHVEMNGLYTEGIYRKSGSANRMKELHQLLETGPENVCLEDHPIHAVTGLVKQWLRELPEPLMTFTHYNDFLRAIELPEKQEQLQAIYRVLEQLPAANFNTLERLVFHLVRVAKEEKSNRMTPNSLAIVFAPCILRCPDSADPLMSMKDVAKTTTCVEMILNEQIRKYNEKMEEIEQLEYAEALAVNQLKLKRRNTSWNLPLRFITPYKEVAIRETPGSDLCAVPEDEPLDSDTEAERSLMERIKSIKQEKEDLACRLPELEQPGSDQENLDSEASVSSESLLDERAVCSDTEGQY; from the exons ATGTACTCATTCTCT AAACCACAAATTGGGTACGAGGCTTTGATGAAGAGCTACCACAATAAAGTGATCAATCTAGCTGGAGAAAAGCAGAAAGGTGAGGTGCCACTGGTGGTCAATCTCTTCCAGTCAGTTCTGGACGGCTTCATCAGAGCGGAGATTAAAAAAGAAGAGGCCGAACCAGCCAAG CCCCCCAAAGGTCGTAAGATGAGAAGGAAGAAGGACAAGGGC TTGGAGAATCCATTGGACCATGTGTTTACGAACTACCAAGTCAACATTATGCAGTCTTGTGATCAGTGCACGTCCTACATCTGGGGCATGGAGAAGGCCTACATGTGCAGTT ATTGCAAAATGGTTTGCCATAAGAAGTGCATTTGTAAAATCGCCATAGACTGCTCTACTTTCTGCTCTAAGAAG TGTGATGATGAGCCAGGATCACAACACTTTGGTGTTCGTGTGGGCCACCTGGTCAACAACAAGACCCCTGTGCCAATCGTTCTGGAGATAATGATGGAACACGTGGAAATGAATGGCCTGTACACAGAGGGCATTTACAGGAAGTCCGGCTCAGCCAATCGCATGAAGGAGCTACACCAGCTGTTGGAAACAG GCCCAGAGAACGTTTGTCTTGAGGATCACCCAATCCATGCCGTAACTGGCCTGGTCAAACAGTGGTTAAGGGAGTTGCCTGAACCGCTCATGACCTTCACGCACTACAACGACTTCCTCCGTGCAATAG AACTGCCTGAAAAGCAAGAACAATTGCAAGCCATTTACAGAGTTTTGGAACAGCTTCCGGCTGCCAACTTCAACACCTTGGAGAGACTCGTTTTCCATCTTGTCAG GGTTGCAAAGGAGGAGAAGAGTAATCGGATGACGCCAAACTCTCTAGCCATTGTTTTTGCCCCCTGCATCCTCCGTTGTCCGGACAGCGCTGACCCACTCATGAGCATGAAAGACGTCGCCAAAACCACCAC TTGTGTGGAGATGATACTAAATGAACAAATCCGGAAATACAATGAGAAAATGGAGGAGATCGAGCAGCTGGAATACGCTGAGGCACTGGCAGTCAATCAGCTCAAGCTTAAAAGACGAAACACG AGCTGGAATTTACCTCTCAGGTTTATCACTCCTTACAAAGAAGTGGCG ATCCGGGAGACGCCAGGTTCCGACCTTTGTGCTGTACCTGAGGATGAGCCCCTGGATTCAGATACAGAAGCTGAGCGAAGCCTGATGGAGCGGATCAAGTCCATCAAGCAAGAAAA AGAGGACCTTGCCTGCAGGCTACCTGAACTAGAACAGCCCGGTTCTGACCAGGAGAACCTGGACTCGGAGGCATCTGTCAGCTCTGAGAGCCTGTTGGATGAGCGAGCAGTCTGTTCGGACACGGAAGGTCAGTATTAA
- the LOC113080547 gene encoding unconventional myosin-IXb-like isoform X2 yields MYSFSKPQIGYEALMKSYHNKVINLAGEKQKGEVPLVVNLFQSVLDGFIRAEIKKEEAEPAKPPKGRKMRRKKDKGLENPLDHVFTNYQVNIMQSCDQCTSYIWGMEKAYMCSYCKMVCHKKCICKIAIDCSTFCSKKCDDEPGSQHFGVRVGHLVNNKTPVPIVLEIMMEHVEMNGLYTEGIYRKSGSANRMKELHQLLETGPENVCLEDHPIHAVTGLVKQWLRELPEPLMTFTHYNDFLRAIELPEKQEQLQAIYRVLEQLPAANFNTLERLVFHLVRVAKEEKSNRMTPNSLAIVFAPCILRCPDSADPLMSMKDVAKTTTCVEMILNEQIRKYNEKMEEIEQLEYAEALAVNQLKLKRRNTIRETPGSDLCAVPEDEPLDSDTEAERSLMERIKSIKQEKEDLACRLPELEQPGSDQENLDSEASVSSESLLDERAVCSDTEGQTIVIPRLSKPACLPKSVTLAQGGSTWADASSLPSLSSPRLQLQRRCPVIPQTVKLPPGVLCHPAVQSLPPRKARSLTLVQRREQPGRRKDSIQSLYIAAGVDLLFPPSPAASDTASAQELQTSSRRFSDPDIAFVKDEV; encoded by the exons ATGTACTCATTCTCT AAACCACAAATTGGGTACGAGGCTTTGATGAAGAGCTACCACAATAAAGTGATCAATCTAGCTGGAGAAAAGCAGAAAGGTGAGGTGCCACTGGTGGTCAATCTCTTCCAGTCAGTTCTGGACGGCTTCATCAGAGCGGAGATTAAAAAAGAAGAGGCCGAACCAGCCAAG CCCCCCAAAGGTCGTAAGATGAGAAGGAAGAAGGACAAGGGC TTGGAGAATCCATTGGACCATGTGTTTACGAACTACCAAGTCAACATTATGCAGTCTTGTGATCAGTGCACGTCCTACATCTGGGGCATGGAGAAGGCCTACATGTGCAGTT ATTGCAAAATGGTTTGCCATAAGAAGTGCATTTGTAAAATCGCCATAGACTGCTCTACTTTCTGCTCTAAGAAG TGTGATGATGAGCCAGGATCACAACACTTTGGTGTTCGTGTGGGCCACCTGGTCAACAACAAGACCCCTGTGCCAATCGTTCTGGAGATAATGATGGAACACGTGGAAATGAATGGCCTGTACACAGAGGGCATTTACAGGAAGTCCGGCTCAGCCAATCGCATGAAGGAGCTACACCAGCTGTTGGAAACAG GCCCAGAGAACGTTTGTCTTGAGGATCACCCAATCCATGCCGTAACTGGCCTGGTCAAACAGTGGTTAAGGGAGTTGCCTGAACCGCTCATGACCTTCACGCACTACAACGACTTCCTCCGTGCAATAG AACTGCCTGAAAAGCAAGAACAATTGCAAGCCATTTACAGAGTTTTGGAACAGCTTCCGGCTGCCAACTTCAACACCTTGGAGAGACTCGTTTTCCATCTTGTCAG GGTTGCAAAGGAGGAGAAGAGTAATCGGATGACGCCAAACTCTCTAGCCATTGTTTTTGCCCCCTGCATCCTCCGTTGTCCGGACAGCGCTGACCCACTCATGAGCATGAAAGACGTCGCCAAAACCACCAC TTGTGTGGAGATGATACTAAATGAACAAATCCGGAAATACAATGAGAAAATGGAGGAGATCGAGCAGCTGGAATACGCTGAGGCACTGGCAGTCAATCAGCTCAAGCTTAAAAGACGAAACACG ATCCGGGAGACGCCAGGTTCCGACCTTTGTGCTGTACCTGAGGATGAGCCCCTGGATTCAGATACAGAAGCTGAGCGAAGCCTGATGGAGCGGATCAAGTCCATCAAGCAAGAAAA AGAGGACCTTGCCTGCAGGCTACCTGAACTAGAACAGCCCGGTTCTGACCAGGAGAACCTGGACTCGGAGGCATCTGTCAGCTCTGAGAGCCTGTTGGATGAGCGAGCAGTCTGTTCGGACACGGAAG GACAAACAATCGTAATCCCAAGATTATCCAAACCAGCTTGCCTTCCTAAGTCTGTCACCCTGGCCCAAGGAGGCAGCACATGGGCTGACGCCTCCTCTCTTCCTTCACTGTCTTCTCCCAGGCTTCAGCTCCAGCGTCGCTGCCCTGTCATACCCCAAACGGTCAAGCTGCCCCCAGGAGTCTTGTGCCACCCGGCTGTACAGTCCCTCCCTCCCCGCAAAGCCCGGTCCCTCACCCTCGTCCAGCGGCGCGAGCAACCGGGCCGCCGCAAAGACAGCATCCAGTCCCTCTACATCGCCGCTGGAGTAGATCTCCTCTTCCCGCCTTCACCTGCAGCCTCAGACACCGCCAGCGCACAGGAGCTCCAGACCTCCTCACGACGTTTCTCAGACCCAGACATTGCTTTCGTAAAGGACGAGGTTTGA
- the LOC113080547 gene encoding unconventional myosin-IXb-like isoform X1: protein MYSFSKPQIGYEALMKSYHNKVINLAGEKQKGEVPLVVNLFQSVLDGFIRAEIKKEEAEPAKPPKGRKMRRKKDKGLENPLDHVFTNYQVNIMQSCDQCTSYIWGMEKAYMCSYCKMVCHKKCICKIAIDCSTFCSKKCDDEPGSQHFGVRVGHLVNNKTPVPIVLEIMMEHVEMNGLYTEGIYRKSGSANRMKELHQLLETGPENVCLEDHPIHAVTGLVKQWLRELPEPLMTFTHYNDFLRAIELPEKQEQLQAIYRVLEQLPAANFNTLERLVFHLVRVAKEEKSNRMTPNSLAIVFAPCILRCPDSADPLMSMKDVAKTTTCVEMILNEQIRKYNEKMEEIEQLEYAEALAVNQLKLKRRNTSWNLPLRFITPYKEVAIRETPGSDLCAVPEDEPLDSDTEAERSLMERIKSIKQEKEDLACRLPELEQPGSDQENLDSEASVSSESLLDERAVCSDTEGQTIVIPRLSKPACLPKSVTLAQGGSTWADASSLPSLSSPRLQLQRRCPVIPQTVKLPPGVLCHPAVQSLPPRKARSLTLVQRREQPGRRKDSIQSLYIAAGVDLLFPPSPAASDTASAQELQTSSRRFSDPDIAFVKDEV from the exons ATGTACTCATTCTCT AAACCACAAATTGGGTACGAGGCTTTGATGAAGAGCTACCACAATAAAGTGATCAATCTAGCTGGAGAAAAGCAGAAAGGTGAGGTGCCACTGGTGGTCAATCTCTTCCAGTCAGTTCTGGACGGCTTCATCAGAGCGGAGATTAAAAAAGAAGAGGCCGAACCAGCCAAG CCCCCCAAAGGTCGTAAGATGAGAAGGAAGAAGGACAAGGGC TTGGAGAATCCATTGGACCATGTGTTTACGAACTACCAAGTCAACATTATGCAGTCTTGTGATCAGTGCACGTCCTACATCTGGGGCATGGAGAAGGCCTACATGTGCAGTT ATTGCAAAATGGTTTGCCATAAGAAGTGCATTTGTAAAATCGCCATAGACTGCTCTACTTTCTGCTCTAAGAAG TGTGATGATGAGCCAGGATCACAACACTTTGGTGTTCGTGTGGGCCACCTGGTCAACAACAAGACCCCTGTGCCAATCGTTCTGGAGATAATGATGGAACACGTGGAAATGAATGGCCTGTACACAGAGGGCATTTACAGGAAGTCCGGCTCAGCCAATCGCATGAAGGAGCTACACCAGCTGTTGGAAACAG GCCCAGAGAACGTTTGTCTTGAGGATCACCCAATCCATGCCGTAACTGGCCTGGTCAAACAGTGGTTAAGGGAGTTGCCTGAACCGCTCATGACCTTCACGCACTACAACGACTTCCTCCGTGCAATAG AACTGCCTGAAAAGCAAGAACAATTGCAAGCCATTTACAGAGTTTTGGAACAGCTTCCGGCTGCCAACTTCAACACCTTGGAGAGACTCGTTTTCCATCTTGTCAG GGTTGCAAAGGAGGAGAAGAGTAATCGGATGACGCCAAACTCTCTAGCCATTGTTTTTGCCCCCTGCATCCTCCGTTGTCCGGACAGCGCTGACCCACTCATGAGCATGAAAGACGTCGCCAAAACCACCAC TTGTGTGGAGATGATACTAAATGAACAAATCCGGAAATACAATGAGAAAATGGAGGAGATCGAGCAGCTGGAATACGCTGAGGCACTGGCAGTCAATCAGCTCAAGCTTAAAAGACGAAACACG AGCTGGAATTTACCTCTCAGGTTTATCACTCCTTACAAAGAAGTGGCG ATCCGGGAGACGCCAGGTTCCGACCTTTGTGCTGTACCTGAGGATGAGCCCCTGGATTCAGATACAGAAGCTGAGCGAAGCCTGATGGAGCGGATCAAGTCCATCAAGCAAGAAAA AGAGGACCTTGCCTGCAGGCTACCTGAACTAGAACAGCCCGGTTCTGACCAGGAGAACCTGGACTCGGAGGCATCTGTCAGCTCTGAGAGCCTGTTGGATGAGCGAGCAGTCTGTTCGGACACGGAAG GACAAACAATCGTAATCCCAAGATTATCCAAACCAGCTTGCCTTCCTAAGTCTGTCACCCTGGCCCAAGGAGGCAGCACATGGGCTGACGCCTCCTCTCTTCCTTCACTGTCTTCTCCCAGGCTTCAGCTCCAGCGTCGCTGCCCTGTCATACCCCAAACGGTCAAGCTGCCCCCAGGAGTCTTGTGCCACCCGGCTGTACAGTCCCTCCCTCCCCGCAAAGCCCGGTCCCTCACCCTCGTCCAGCGGCGCGAGCAACCGGGCCGCCGCAAAGACAGCATCCAGTCCCTCTACATCGCCGCTGGAGTAGATCTCCTCTTCCCGCCTTCACCTGCAGCCTCAGACACCGCCAGCGCACAGGAGCTCCAGACCTCCTCACGACGTTTCTCAGACCCAGACATTGCTTTCGTAAAGGACGAGGTTTGA